The Candidatus Koribacter versatilis Ellin345 genome has a segment encoding these proteins:
- a CDS encoding response regulator produces MALKILIVDDDINTLELLREVLQSMSSEVRCINSSKRALEIIHSEKFDGIVLDIIMPEISGLEIAAEIRKSALNRRTTVVAISGSDDQKTMEAAMAAGATFFLHKPFDRTSLMKRLNSTRGSMLQEQRRFVRIPLTTAVTGSAGAIAVRGTCRDISEGGLCFVATAPLTPGMSVSLAITLDNSQRLDVTAKVLRVSEDCTVGVQFDSLSAPNLELVRTFVRRRLERSGDFGI; encoded by the coding sequence ATGGCGCTGAAGATTCTCATCGTCGACGATGACATCAACACCCTGGAACTTCTGCGCGAAGTTCTCCAGTCCATGAGCTCCGAAGTGCGCTGCATTAACTCTTCAAAGCGCGCGCTCGAAATCATCCACTCCGAAAAATTCGATGGCATCGTGCTCGACATCATCATGCCGGAAATCAGCGGTCTCGAAATCGCCGCTGAAATTCGAAAGAGCGCGCTCAATCGGCGCACCACGGTAGTTGCCATCAGCGGCAGTGACGACCAAAAAACCATGGAGGCGGCCATGGCCGCCGGCGCGACGTTTTTCCTGCACAAGCCGTTCGACCGCACCAGCCTGATGAAGCGCCTGAACAGCACCCGCGGCTCCATGCTCCAGGAGCAGCGCCGCTTCGTACGCATCCCGCTCACGACCGCCGTGACCGGTTCGGCCGGGGCGATCGCGGTCCGCGGAACCTGTCGCGATATCAGCGAGGGCGGCCTGTGCTTTGTGGCCACCGCTCCGCTGACCCCCGGAATGAGCGTCTCCCTCGCGATCACGCTCGACAACAGCCAGCGTCTCGACGTTACGGCAAAAGTCCTGCGCGTCTCCGAAGACTGCACCGTCGGCGTCCAGTTCGACTCTCTCAGCGCGCCCAATTTGGAACTCGTCCGTACGTTCGTCCGCCGCCGCCTCGAACGCTCAGGGGATTTTGGGATTTAG
- a CDS encoding tetratricopeptide repeat protein: protein MRFSACLLLLLSLGSLSLSAETIVLKNGRKILVDSVREEKDKVLYEIGDSSYAIPKSSVDHIDAFGSPLSSHGPAAAPEFVPQTATPVFGAAAEVHVIKNDRIDDVAIADAERNGDAATAAAANFMAGRFALEQGDRDAAARYFDRALRFKSDDANVLINYAAVLVRTGRPQEALPLAERAVRAAPDSPDAWAVLGYANLQADRSKDAIPAFEKSLKLRPDPTVEAFLKRAHKETTTEADYTAAESSHFTLRFEGKASQNGLPRDILEQLDSDYDGLVSQLGVAPHGSITVILYTEQAFFDVTQAPSWSGAINDGKLRIPISGVSQMTSELARVLRHELTHSFITQIARGRCPYWLNEGVAQLMEPKSISSAGPLLAKLYASQREIPLNALEGSFMGLDGNSAAIAYAESLTAVEYINDTYGMSDVRRLLERIGEGSSTEAALRSTFNVGYGQFEEDIATYLKSKYGQ, encoded by the coding sequence ATGCGCTTCTCTGCCTGCTTGTTGTTGCTCCTCTCGCTAGGATCGCTATCGCTGTCCGCCGAAACCATCGTGCTCAAGAATGGCCGCAAGATCCTCGTCGACTCCGTTCGCGAAGAGAAAGACAAAGTCCTCTACGAGATTGGTGACTCCAGCTACGCCATCCCCAAATCCTCGGTCGATCACATTGACGCGTTCGGATCTCCATTGTCATCGCACGGGCCTGCTGCCGCCCCCGAATTCGTCCCACAAACTGCCACTCCCGTCTTCGGAGCCGCGGCCGAAGTGCATGTCATCAAGAACGACCGCATTGACGACGTGGCCATTGCGGATGCCGAGCGCAATGGCGATGCCGCAACCGCTGCCGCCGCTAACTTCATGGCCGGACGCTTTGCCCTGGAACAAGGTGATCGAGATGCTGCCGCCCGCTACTTTGACCGCGCTCTGCGCTTCAAGTCCGACGATGCCAACGTTCTGATCAACTACGCCGCCGTGCTTGTCCGCACCGGACGCCCACAGGAAGCACTGCCGCTGGCCGAGCGTGCCGTTCGCGCCGCGCCAGATTCGCCCGACGCCTGGGCCGTGCTCGGCTACGCCAACCTCCAGGCCGATCGCTCCAAGGACGCGATCCCGGCATTCGAGAAGTCTCTTAAGCTCCGTCCCGACCCGACCGTCGAAGCCTTCCTCAAGCGCGCGCATAAGGAAACCACGACGGAAGCCGACTACACTGCCGCCGAGAGCAGCCACTTCACCCTGCGCTTCGAGGGAAAGGCCTCGCAGAACGGCCTTCCCCGCGACATCCTCGAGCAGCTCGACTCCGATTACGACGGCCTCGTCAGCCAACTCGGCGTCGCCCCCCACGGCAGCATCACGGTCATCCTTTATACCGAGCAGGCATTCTTTGACGTCACCCAGGCTCCGTCTTGGTCCGGCGCCATCAACGACGGTAAGCTCCGCATCCCGATCAGCGGCGTCTCGCAGATGACCAGCGAACTGGCGCGCGTGCTCCGTCACGAGCTCACTCATTCGTTCATCACCCAGATCGCCCGCGGACGCTGCCCCTACTGGCTCAACGAGGGTGTGGCGCAGCTCATGGAACCGAAAAGCATCTCCAGCGCGGGACCACTGCTCGCCAAGCTTTATGCCAGCCAAAGGGAGATCCCGCTCAACGCGCTCGAAGGCTCGTTCATGGGTCTGGACGGTAATTCTGCCGCCATCGCTTATGCCGAATCACTCACTGCCGTCGAATACATTAATGATACGTACGGCATGAGCGACGTCCGGCGTCTCCTGGAACGAATCGGGGAAGGCTCATCCACGGAAGCCGCGTTGCGCAGCACCTTCAATGTGGGTTATGGGCAGTTCGAGGAAGACATCGCGACCTACCTCAAGAGCAAGTACGGACAATAA
- a CDS encoding ABC transporter permease, with the protein MFLNDMLFRLRALFRRNAGDRELDDELRFHLERQTAKYVKSGMSEAEAARRARLEFGGLDQVKEECHEARGISFIETLLQDTRYAIRTLLRAPAFTACAVLTLALGIGANTAIFSVVNSVLLNPLGYPDPQELLAARQNEALANLADMQRQTHAFSSSGGVNINPMDFTGQGEPVRIHAAFVDAGLFPTLGVQPMLGRWISPDEDVKGGPRNAVVSYAFWRDFLGSDPHVLGKTIGLGGSSYAVIGVMPKDFTLPKELADVFLSLWVAYPEAAPERGVHFLHTYWRLKPGVTIQQAQAEITQADHRLAEAFPDTEKERGTVLVPLHESLVGDVRPALLVLFGAVGLVLLIACANFAMLLMARAVSRQRELMIRASLGARNSRLIRQRLTESTLLALVGGAAGLVVAKLGATVLLAMKPAALRHFGAIHMDARVFLFVFAVSLLTGLVFGLMPAWSSSRGDISEALRENARTATASRSPLRSFLVTAELALALILLAGAGLLIKGFLRLRSVDPGFNPSNVMTMYLQLPGTRYPKIPSQNVFRRELLARINAFPGVEAAMITDLPLAGNYVAHRVVVNGQPAPALGAEPMVQVLSVMGNYFGVMQTPLRAGRDFTPTDREGQPRVAIVNQAFVRQLLPGQDPIGTRINWARADDPNDWFTIVGVVGDVKHDGLNQPVDPAMYSPFSQNDEAWRKWMTLVIRTRVPAAALVEDVKKQVWSLDSQIPVSSIQSMDDLLAVSVAQERFNMLLLGMFAALAVALAGVGIYGMVAYRVNQRTHEIGVYIALGAQHRDVLRLVMKDGVKLALIGIGCGLAGAAALTRLMVSLLFEVKPTDPVTLIGVALLLAAVAMLACYIPARRALGIHPMTALRHE; encoded by the coding sequence AAGAAGAGTGTCACGAAGCGCGCGGCATCAGCTTCATCGAGACGCTGCTCCAGGACACGCGTTACGCCATTCGCACTCTGCTCCGTGCACCCGCGTTTACCGCTTGCGCCGTCCTGACGCTGGCCCTCGGCATCGGCGCCAACACGGCGATCTTCAGCGTAGTCAATAGTGTTTTGCTCAATCCGCTCGGATACCCCGATCCGCAGGAACTGCTGGCGGCCCGTCAGAATGAAGCGCTCGCGAATCTAGCGGACATGCAGCGTCAGACCCACGCTTTTTCCAGCAGCGGCGGCGTCAACATCAATCCCATGGACTTCACCGGCCAAGGTGAGCCCGTGCGCATTCACGCCGCCTTTGTGGATGCCGGCCTCTTCCCAACCCTCGGCGTCCAGCCCATGTTGGGCCGTTGGATCTCACCCGATGAAGATGTGAAAGGCGGTCCACGGAACGCCGTGGTGAGCTACGCGTTCTGGCGCGACTTCCTCGGTAGCGACCCGCATGTCCTGGGCAAGACGATCGGACTCGGCGGCAGCAGTTACGCCGTCATCGGCGTGATGCCCAAAGATTTCACCCTGCCGAAAGAATTAGCCGATGTCTTCCTCTCGTTGTGGGTCGCGTACCCCGAGGCTGCTCCCGAGCGCGGCGTCCACTTCCTGCACACTTACTGGCGACTAAAGCCCGGCGTCACCATCCAGCAGGCGCAAGCCGAAATCACCCAGGCCGACCACCGTCTCGCCGAGGCTTTCCCCGACACCGAAAAAGAACGCGGCACCGTTCTCGTGCCGCTGCACGAGTCGCTCGTAGGCGACGTCCGCCCCGCGTTGCTGGTTCTGTTCGGAGCAGTTGGCCTTGTGCTGCTGATTGCCTGCGCGAACTTCGCAATGCTGCTGATGGCCCGTGCTGTGTCGCGTCAGCGTGAGCTGATGATCCGCGCCTCGCTGGGCGCGCGCAACAGTCGCCTGATTCGCCAGCGCCTCACCGAGAGCACGCTGTTGGCGCTCGTCGGCGGAGCTGCCGGCCTGGTGGTTGCGAAACTCGGCGCAACGGTGTTGCTCGCCATGAAACCCGCGGCACTCCGTCACTTCGGCGCCATTCACATGGACGCCCGCGTCTTCCTCTTCGTCTTCGCCGTCTCGCTGCTCACCGGCCTCGTCTTCGGACTCATGCCGGCCTGGTCCTCATCGCGCGGAGATATTTCTGAAGCCCTGCGCGAGAACGCTCGCACCGCCACGGCTTCGCGCAGTCCGTTGCGCAGTTTCCTGGTCACCGCGGAACTCGCGCTGGCGCTCATTCTGCTGGCTGGCGCGGGATTGCTGATCAAAGGCTTCCTCCGCTTGCGGTCGGTAGATCCCGGATTCAATCCGTCGAACGTTATGACGATGTACCTTCAGCTGCCGGGCACGCGCTATCCCAAGATTCCGTCGCAGAACGTTTTCCGCCGTGAGTTGCTTGCGCGAATCAACGCCTTCCCCGGTGTCGAGGCCGCGATGATCACCGATCTCCCCTTGGCAGGAAATTATGTCGCTCACCGCGTGGTGGTCAACGGCCAGCCGGCTCCCGCGCTCGGCGCCGAACCCATGGTGCAGGTGCTGTCGGTGATGGGAAATTATTTCGGCGTCATGCAAACTCCCCTTCGTGCCGGACGCGACTTCACCCCCACCGACCGCGAAGGTCAACCGAGGGTAGCGATCGTCAACCAGGCATTCGTGCGCCAGCTTCTTCCCGGCCAGGACCCCATCGGTACGCGCATCAACTGGGCGAGGGCTGATGATCCTAACGACTGGTTCACCATCGTCGGCGTTGTCGGCGACGTGAAGCATGACGGACTGAACCAGCCCGTCGATCCTGCCATGTACTCTCCGTTCAGCCAGAATGACGAAGCGTGGCGCAAGTGGATGACCCTCGTCATCCGCACCCGCGTCCCGGCAGCGGCGCTCGTCGAGGACGTGAAGAAGCAGGTCTGGAGCCTCGATAGCCAGATCCCGGTCAGCAGCATTCAATCCATGGACGACCTGTTGGCGGTCTCCGTCGCGCAGGAGCGCTTCAACATGTTGTTGCTCGGCATGTTTGCTGCGCTCGCAGTGGCGCTCGCGGGAGTGGGCATCTACGGCATGGTTGCGTACCGCGTCAATCAGCGCACCCACGAGATCGGCGTTTACATCGCGCTGGGCGCGCAGCATCGCGATGTCCTGCGTCTGGTGATGAAGGACGGCGTGAAGCTCGCGCTGATCGGCATTGGGTGCGGGCTTGCGGGCGCAGCCGCATTAACGCGGCTGATGGTGAGCTTGTTGTTTGAAGTAAAGCCCACCGATCCCGTAACCCTGATTGGCGTAGCGTTGCTGCTGGCGGCCGTCGCAATGCTGGCGTGCTACATCCCGGCACGCCGTGCGCTAGGCATTCATCCGATGACCGCACTGCGTCACGAATAA
- a CDS encoding helix-turn-helix domain-containing protein — protein MEAAEFLHVSMDTIFYWAMAQLIPAHQLRYDGQTAWRFKRSELAEWRKQNPDLASPKGQRKLATRKRKPSVTQKKRTFPPANASKERKIS, from the coding sequence GTGGAGGCCGCCGAGTTCCTCCATGTCAGCATGGACACCATCTTTTACTGGGCGATGGCTCAACTAATCCCGGCTCACCAACTGCGCTACGACGGACAAACAGCCTGGCGTTTCAAACGATCTGAACTGGCCGAATGGCGCAAACAGAACCCCGACCTCGCTAGCCCGAAAGGCCAACGTAAGCTTGCGACCCGCAAACGTAAGCCGTCGGTCACCCAGAAAAAGCGGACGTTCCCGCCGGCAAATGCCAGCAAAGAAAGAAAAATCTCCTAA
- a CDS encoding tyrosine-type recombinase/integrase: protein MSLTDFIEKRYLPYIKEHKAPSTYAGYKNLWSLYIKERGTSALRDYRTCECEDMLLEIARAHDTAKETIKRVKSFLSGTFRYAKRQGVLHTENPMWDTVIPECREGEETYAYSLHEILRMLELVPEPAASMIAVAGFGGLRSGEIRGLLVEHYNHDSIFVAQSAWRSQVKKVKTKASKAPVPVVSQLAARIDAHLKTMGSPASGFMFPNAVGKPIGMQRVADEVIRPALKGSGIEWHGWHALRRGLATNLHGLEVPDKITQMILRHSSVSVTQSCYIKTVDSQAVKAMRKLECATTVQLAKAQREATPEVSSPRIM from the coding sequence ATGAGCCTGACAGACTTCATCGAAAAACGGTATCTGCCGTACATCAAGGAGCACAAAGCTCCCAGCACGTACGCCGGCTACAAGAATCTTTGGAGTCTGTACATCAAGGAGCGCGGGACGTCAGCGCTCCGCGATTACCGCACCTGCGAGTGCGAGGACATGCTCCTGGAAATCGCTCGGGCCCATGACACCGCGAAGGAAACGATCAAGCGCGTGAAGTCGTTCTTATCGGGAACGTTCCGCTATGCCAAGCGCCAAGGCGTCTTGCATACGGAAAACCCGATGTGGGACACCGTGATCCCAGAATGTCGCGAAGGTGAGGAGACATACGCATACTCGCTTCACGAAATCCTGCGGATGCTGGAATTGGTTCCGGAACCTGCGGCCTCGATGATCGCGGTCGCAGGATTTGGCGGCTTGCGGAGCGGAGAGATCCGCGGATTGCTGGTGGAGCACTACAACCATGACTCGATCTTCGTCGCACAGTCAGCATGGCGGTCCCAGGTAAAGAAGGTGAAGACCAAGGCGAGCAAGGCGCCGGTCCCAGTCGTCTCACAGTTAGCGGCGCGGATTGATGCACATCTCAAGACAATGGGTTCGCCGGCCAGCGGCTTCATGTTTCCGAACGCCGTCGGCAAGCCGATCGGGATGCAACGTGTGGCGGATGAAGTCATTCGCCCAGCGCTCAAAGGCTCTGGCATCGAGTGGCACGGCTGGCATGCACTGCGTCGCGGATTGGCAACGAATCTCCACGGCTTGGAAGTGCCGGACAAGATCACGCAAATGATCCTCCGTCACTCGAGTGTTTCCGTGACGCAGAGCTGCTACATCAAAACCGTTGATTCGCAGGCGGTTAAGGCGATGCGGAAATTGGAGTGTGCAACTACTGTGCAACTGGCGAAGGCACAGCGGGAAGCAACTCCCGAGGTTTCGTCACCGAGGATTATGTAA
- a CDS encoding PP2C family protein-serine/threonine phosphatase: MFSLFRHETHQYRKPQPANMPDHPQIHFFALYRGARTGGDFYDFAAVNGRILMFFCDISGNRDEALHIAASVQETFQKNAAELFSGSDINESDRLSDLMLSLNRSIIDVAGGPRYTPAFLACMEPGSGMLTYINAGHLPALVRDSDGITTLDASGLPLGLFTHSTHDAQICVALPGSSLLLVSRGLVETKRHHEEFGIDRVKNSMLEARFVDARELCAAMHAAAQEFLDNKQPDNDLTTLAMVRPQAAAQTTV; the protein is encoded by the coding sequence ATGTTCTCTCTTTTTCGTCACGAAACCCATCAGTACCGCAAACCGCAGCCTGCCAACATGCCGGATCACCCGCAGATCCATTTCTTCGCCCTCTATCGCGGCGCGCGCACCGGCGGAGATTTCTACGACTTTGCGGCGGTCAATGGCCGCATCCTCATGTTTTTCTGCGACATCTCCGGCAATCGCGACGAAGCTTTGCACATCGCAGCTTCCGTCCAGGAGACGTTCCAGAAAAATGCCGCCGAGCTCTTTTCGGGGAGCGACATCAACGAGTCTGACCGCCTCAGTGACCTCATGCTGAGCCTGAATCGCTCGATCATCGACGTCGCTGGCGGGCCCCGCTACACCCCAGCATTTCTCGCTTGCATGGAGCCCGGATCCGGCATGTTGACCTACATCAACGCGGGCCATTTGCCGGCGCTGGTGCGCGACAGCGACGGCATCACCACACTCGACGCCAGCGGCCTTCCGCTCGGCCTGTTCACCCACAGCACCCACGATGCACAGATCTGCGTTGCACTTCCCGGCTCCTCGCTGCTGCTCGTCTCCCGCGGGTTGGTGGAAACCAAGCGTCACCACGAAGAGTTCGGCATCGACCGGGTGAAGAACAGCATGCTCGAAGCGCGCTTCGTAGACGCCCGCGAGCTTTGTGCTGCCATGCACGCCGCAGCCCAAGAGTTCCTCGACAACAAGCAGCCCGACAACGACCTCACCACACTAGCGATGGTCCGTCCGCAAGCCGCCGCGCAGACTACCGTCTGA
- a CDS encoding DUF262 domain-containing protein encodes MTPKAWSTMRYKNSEMKLDQFVNYVNDDKINLIPPFQRYHVWGVSARRKLLTNIVQGRPIPAIFLYRDAAGDKYAYNILDGKQRLESIIMFIGDKHASLKVNNPKNYFAERKYKDAVGFKIDLGGKKKQGLEELGEDLVRDLREYVIPTIEITLDQDNPSALDEIINLFVDINSTGEPVKRFAIVRAMSKDRLLNSVRMLISRKEQRQNDWLYFPKKNEFTQVLQTMQIIIGMRDRNSKADRMWEMLVEFAMFLRTKEHRNPVDILKGFIRAAAMKSTNPPLTTAETTKLSQLFSFIRKLYVSDANFRASRLAVNQIHFYTMVTTIIGEDLLTENSNEGLAEKLKSFAAILEGRRVTSRQLSARIRQYQELSEKQTTHVGRRESRQIIFKEVLDAL; translated from the coding sequence ATGACCCCGAAAGCTTGGAGCACGATGCGCTATAAGAACAGCGAAATGAAACTGGATCAGTTCGTGAACTACGTCAACGATGACAAGATCAATTTGATTCCTCCCTTCCAGCGCTACCACGTGTGGGGTGTGTCAGCGCGGAGGAAACTCCTCACGAATATTGTCCAAGGTCGCCCAATACCGGCAATTTTCCTCTACCGCGATGCGGCTGGAGACAAGTACGCATACAACATACTAGACGGCAAGCAGCGACTTGAGAGCATCATCATGTTTATCGGCGACAAACACGCTTCGTTGAAAGTCAATAATCCGAAGAATTACTTTGCAGAACGCAAGTACAAGGACGCTGTCGGATTCAAGATTGACCTCGGCGGAAAGAAGAAACAAGGTCTTGAGGAGTTGGGTGAGGATTTAGTTAGAGACCTGCGGGAATATGTAATTCCAACAATCGAAATTACACTCGACCAAGATAATCCTAGCGCACTCGATGAAATCATCAATTTATTCGTGGATATCAATTCTACCGGCGAACCGGTGAAGCGGTTCGCCATTGTCCGCGCAATGTCAAAGGATAGGCTTCTCAACAGTGTACGAATGCTCATTTCGCGCAAGGAGCAACGTCAGAATGATTGGCTTTATTTCCCTAAGAAGAACGAATTTACCCAGGTTCTGCAAACGATGCAAATCATCATCGGTATGAGGGACAGAAACTCAAAAGCAGACCGAATGTGGGAGATGCTCGTTGAATTCGCCATGTTCTTGAGAACCAAGGAGCACAGAAATCCGGTAGATATTTTGAAGGGATTCATCCGCGCAGCCGCCATGAAAAGCACAAACCCCCCGCTGACGACAGCAGAAACCACTAAACTGAGTCAACTCTTCTCCTTCATTCGAAAGCTATATGTGAGTGATGCCAATTTCCGTGCATCTCGTCTTGCCGTGAACCAAATTCATTTCTATACGATGGTGACAACCATCATCGGCGAAGACCTGCTCACAGAAAACTCGAATGAAGGCCTAGCAGAAAAACTAAAGAGCTTCGCGGCTATCTTGGAGGGCCGACGGGTGACGTCTCGTCAGCTATCAGCAAGGATCAGGCAATATCAAGAACTTTCAGAAAAGCAGACCACCCACGTTGGTCGAAGGGAGTCAAGGCAGATAATTTTTAAAGAGGTTTTGGATGCCTTGTAA
- a CDS encoding M1 family metallopeptidase — protein MRTSGGSRWLITVALLACSCVLCAQENPPAAANTILPLYHALRTVRLDTSKVFKIREAVIDREDLHIFFNDGTVVFTQEVEGKITGLYFEGDGEVLLRPPNRTEKLSLGLFTKEGVLADKFTHAYLRFNDDVYAELKASLRPPVDLDTSQVAQFDDAAVRLADLDALRLLTAFTSGPAKDETGRTVMADRFLHARIGGSTHGTYDLFYDTRNPEQIVAGQLGHNGGFSYYDLWMSFLSRHVREGKTDGVVPLRTADAVHVDKFKIEAVIHPPKDLSGEALLDVSVRQGGPRMLFFELSHELKVKSVVLGGAPIEFLQNEAIEGTQLARRGNDFIAVVLPAPCKPGEKFRLEFRYEGSVLADAGGGLLYVGARGTWYPNRGLTPSQYEMTFSYPPQWTLLATGEKASETQEGELRRSTWVTNRPIPIAGFNLGQYVEARDKAQNAEIEAYASHGVEKDLPSTQTYTLQRRRDPWSGPGLEEITVSLNFNPAAGAKIVAREAAKSVEFYDSLLGPYPYPSLKLTQLPGPDSQGWPGLIYLSSYTFLTPEEREHLGMNDFVKTFFGTLVTRHEVAHMWWGHQVFWNSYRDQWLSEALANYSALLMTQQDEPQKFRIIMDGYRSQLLSKREGADLYEAGPVTLGLRLNSSKFPDAYQAIAYGRGTWLIHMLRSMLQDGTRASRGKTKVSGDDLFIQALRSVLQKHRDGPMTNDDLREAFEQVWPESLRFEGRKSLDWFFDGWVNGTAIPALEVSGLKFAKQGTEEFVSGVIHQKDAPDDLVTSIPVYSQNGERFDYLGRVFAVGNDTRFRLPSHGGHKIVLDPFHTVLTRPN, from the coding sequence ATGAGAACCAGCGGCGGATCGCGATGGCTGATTACCGTTGCCTTGCTGGCGTGCTCGTGCGTGCTGTGCGCGCAGGAGAATCCGCCGGCGGCTGCGAACACCATATTGCCTCTGTATCACGCGCTACGAACAGTACGGCTCGATACCAGCAAAGTCTTCAAAATCCGTGAAGCGGTGATTGATCGAGAAGACCTGCACATTTTTTTCAATGACGGCACCGTGGTATTCACGCAAGAAGTAGAAGGGAAAATCACCGGGCTTTATTTCGAAGGCGACGGCGAAGTGTTGCTGCGCCCGCCAAATCGTACCGAAAAACTGTCGCTCGGACTCTTCACGAAGGAAGGAGTGCTCGCCGACAAGTTCACCCACGCCTATTTGCGGTTCAACGACGATGTTTATGCAGAGCTAAAGGCGTCGCTACGTCCGCCAGTGGATTTGGATACTTCGCAGGTTGCGCAGTTTGATGACGCGGCGGTGCGGCTCGCAGACCTCGATGCCCTGCGGCTTCTGACAGCGTTTACGAGCGGTCCGGCGAAAGACGAAACGGGTCGCACAGTGATGGCCGACCGCTTTCTGCATGCGCGCATCGGCGGCAGCACACACGGAACGTACGACCTGTTTTATGACACGCGGAACCCCGAGCAGATCGTTGCGGGGCAGTTGGGCCACAACGGCGGATTCAGTTATTACGATTTGTGGATGTCGTTCCTCTCGCGTCACGTGCGTGAGGGCAAGACCGACGGAGTGGTACCGCTACGCACGGCGGACGCGGTCCACGTCGATAAATTCAAGATTGAAGCGGTAATTCACCCGCCGAAGGACCTCTCGGGCGAGGCATTGCTTGATGTGTCTGTGCGGCAGGGAGGGCCGCGGATGCTCTTCTTCGAGCTGTCGCACGAACTCAAAGTGAAGAGTGTGGTACTCGGCGGCGCGCCTATCGAGTTCCTACAGAACGAGGCGATTGAAGGAACGCAGTTGGCACGACGCGGCAACGATTTTATTGCCGTGGTATTGCCTGCGCCGTGCAAGCCCGGCGAGAAGTTCCGCCTTGAGTTCCGCTACGAAGGCTCGGTTCTGGCGGATGCAGGAGGAGGGCTGCTGTATGTCGGCGCACGAGGTACGTGGTATCCGAACCGCGGGTTGACGCCATCGCAATACGAGATGACCTTCTCGTATCCGCCGCAGTGGACGCTGCTGGCGACGGGAGAGAAGGCGTCGGAAACGCAGGAGGGGGAACTGCGCCGGAGTACGTGGGTCACAAATCGACCGATTCCGATCGCCGGGTTCAACCTTGGTCAATACGTGGAGGCGCGAGACAAGGCACAAAACGCTGAAATCGAAGCCTACGCCAGCCATGGGGTGGAGAAGGACTTGCCTTCGACGCAAACGTATACCCTCCAACGGCGGCGAGATCCGTGGAGTGGACCGGGGCTCGAGGAGATCACGGTGTCGCTGAACTTCAATCCCGCGGCGGGAGCGAAGATCGTGGCACGAGAGGCGGCAAAGAGCGTGGAGTTTTACGACTCGTTGCTGGGACCCTATCCGTATCCGTCGCTCAAGCTGACGCAGCTTCCGGGGCCAGATAGCCAAGGTTGGCCTGGGTTGATCTACTTATCGAGTTATACCTTCCTCACGCCGGAAGAACGCGAACACCTTGGAATGAACGACTTTGTGAAGACGTTTTTTGGGACGCTGGTGACGCGGCATGAGGTCGCGCACATGTGGTGGGGACACCAGGTGTTCTGGAATTCGTATCGCGACCAATGGCTGTCGGAGGCGCTGGCGAACTACTCCGCGCTTCTCATGACGCAACAGGACGAGCCGCAAAAGTTCCGGATCATCATGGATGGGTATCGTAGCCAACTGCTCTCGAAACGCGAAGGAGCGGACCTGTACGAGGCTGGGCCTGTGACACTGGGATTGCGATTGAATTCGTCGAAATTTCCTGACGCTTACCAGGCGATTGCGTACGGCCGTGGAACGTGGCTCATTCATATGCTGCGCTCGATGTTGCAAGACGGTACGCGGGCATCGCGAGGCAAAACCAAGGTGAGTGGGGACGATTTGTTCATTCAGGCGTTGCGATCGGTACTTCAGAAACATCGCGATGGCCCGATGACGAACGATGATCTGCGCGAGGCATTCGAACAGGTATGGCCGGAGTCGTTGCGCTTCGAGGGTCGCAAGAGTCTGGACTGGTTCTTTGATGGGTGGGTGAACGGAACGGCGATTCCAGCGCTCGAAGTGAGCGGATTGAAATTCGCGAAGCAGGGAACGGAAGAGTTCGTCAGCGGAGTGATCCACCAGAAAGATGCGCCGGATGACTTGGTGACCTCGATCCCGGTGTATTCGCAGAATGGCGAGCGTTTCGATTACCTGGGGCGAGTATTTGCGGTGGGCAATGACACTCGGTTTCGGCTGCCGTCGCATGGCGGGCACAAAATTGTGCTCGATCCGTTCCACACGGTATTGACGCGTCCGAACTAG
- a CDS encoding recombinase family protein encodes MSGAQESRPEPNRLMADAHRRSIDVVLCWKIDHFGRSLKHLVNAPANLDAYGVAFASLCDSLDLSTASGRLMFQIIGAMAEFERSLIQERVRAGLRTAKLKGAALCRPRRIVDGNEMMRLRAEGASYRSIAQALGVSAETVRSRLLARD; translated from the coding sequence GTGTCAGGCGCGCAGGAATCTCGACCGGAACCAAATCGCCTTATGGCGGACGCTCACAGGCGGTCAATTGACGTTGTGCTGTGTTGGAAAATTGACCACTTTGGGCGCTCATTGAAGCACTTGGTCAATGCGCCTGCAAACCTTGACGCGTACGGCGTCGCGTTCGCCAGTCTGTGCGACAGCCTTGACCTCAGCACCGCGTCGGGACGGCTCATGTTCCAAATCATCGGAGCTATGGCCGAATTTGAGCGTTCGCTTATTCAAGAGCGCGTCAGGGCTGGACTGCGCACCGCGAAGCTCAAGGGTGCGGCGCTTTGTCGGCCACGGCGTATCGTTGACGGTAACGAGATGATGCGTCTCCGGGCAGAGGGAGCAAGCTACCGGTCTATCGCCCAGGCGCTGGGCGTATCGGCCGAGACTGTG